In one Bactrocera tryoni isolate S06 chromosome 5, CSIRO_BtryS06_freeze2, whole genome shotgun sequence genomic region, the following are encoded:
- the LOC120777820 gene encoding uncharacterized protein LOC120777820, producing the protein MKLADDVEETHPLAAKILRQEMYVDDVLAGTHDLTTAKSARDELISALKTPGFALRKWTSNDPHILKGLPQDHLLETETLNLSEPENTKTLGIRWNSKKDSFFFLVNPMEKKPAHTKREVLSAIAKLFDPAGWLSPIIITAKIIMQQIWLDKTDWDESLKPLTLHRWNSFVKDYDNINKIEIPRWTHFNPTTTIEFHGFSDASEKAYAATLYIRVSVGDKIWTTLLVSKTRVAPIKTVSLPRLELCGAVLLANLVNSTLSQLHLTQYKSCFWTDSTIVLAWLNKPPCSWTTFVSHRVAAITEKVGVENWNHVESQDNPADLASRGCTPTDLFNCNLWWHGPQWLQHEKEHFPASEKTYNTTVEFKPVKTFAITTQEDILERFSSFPRAIRVIAYLFRFCANASPRRREIGYSNHEITPEEFKTTRMKLIIHTQKTHFREEYDALTRKTQIHKKSSLLTLNPFIDPKGVMRSDGRLTNSAALSYNERHPILLPYNSRLTKLLTQFTHLATLHGGNQLVLRLLRTEFWIPKAKMLIKTIIHQCKTCIIHNKAQQTQIMAALPNERTILTRPFAATGIDFAGPYDIKNYTGRACLITKGYICVFVCFSTKAIHLEPVSDLTTQAFLAAFSRFFSRLPS; encoded by the exons ATGAAGCTAGCCGATGATGTTGAAGAAACCCACCCATTAGCAGCCAAAATACTTCGCCAGGAAATGTATGTAGACGATGTTTTAGCTGGAACTCATGACCTGACCACGGCAAAGTCAGCACGAGATGAACTCATTTCCGCTCTGAAGACCCCAGGATTCGCTCTGCGAAAATGGACCTCCAATGACCCACACATTCTGAAGGGACTTCCACAGGATCATCTTTTAGAAACGGAAACACTAAACCTTTCGGAACCCGAGAACACCAAAACCCTGGGCATTCGATGGAACTCTAAAAAGGATTCATTTTTCTTCCTCGTCAACCCAATGGAGAAAAAACCCGCACACACCAAACGTGAAGTTTTATCAGCcatagcaaaattgtttgacCCAGCCGGTTGGCTTAGTCCAATAATAATCAcggcaaaaataattatgcaacAAATATGGCTAGATAAAACTGACTGGGATGAAAGCCTGAAGCCCCTCACCCTTCATCGATGGAACAGCTTCGTAAAGGATTACgacaacataaacaaaattgaaatacccAGGTGGACCCATTTTAACCCAACAACCACCATTGAATTCCACGGTTTCTCTGATGCTTCAGAAAAAGCATATGCCGCGACACTTTATATAAGGGTTTCAGTTGGAGACAAAATATGGACAACTCTCTTAGTCTCAAAAACAAGAGTTGCTCCCATTAAAACCGTATCCCTACCCAGATTGGAACTCTGCGGAGCAGTTCTATTAGCTAACCTTGTTAACTCTACCCTATCCCAACTACACTTAACCCAATATAAAAGTTGTTTTTGGACTGACTCAACCATAGTTCTTGCTTGGTTAAACAAACCACCCTGTTCATGGACCACTTTCGTTTCTCATCGAGTAGCTGCAATCACCGAGAAAGTAGGAGTCGAAAATTGGAACCATGTGGAAAGCCAAGACAATCCCGCAGACTTAGCAAGCCGAGGATGTACACCCACCGATCTATTTAATTGCAACCTCTGGTGGCATGGACCCCAATGGCTACAACATGAAAAGGAGCATTTTCCAGCATCGGAGAAAACATACAACACTACCGTGGAATTCAAACCCGTTAAGACGTTTGCGATAACCACCCAAGAGGATATACTCGAAAGGTTTTCCTCATTCCCCAGGGCTATTCGCGTTATCGCTTACCTATTCAGGTTTTGCGCAAATGCCTCACCAAGGAGGCGAGAAATTGGTTACTCAAACCACGAAATAACCCCGGAGGAGTTCAAAACAACCCGAATGAAGTTAATTATTCACACTCAAAAAACACATTTCCGAGAAGAATATGATGCATTGACCCGTAAAACCCAAATACATAAGAAAAGTTCATTATTGACTTTAAATCCATTCATTGACCCTAAAGGAGTTATGCGAAGTGACGGAAGATTAACCAATTCCGCAGCGCTATCATATAATGAGCGCCACCCGATCTTATTACCCTATAATAGTCGTTTAACAAAATTACTAACTCAATTTACCCATTTAGCAACGTTACACGGCGGAAATCAGCTAGTTCTCCGACTCCTAAGGACAGAATTCTGGATACCCAAAGCAAAGATGctgattaaaacaataattcatCAATGCAAAACGTGCATCATACACAACAAGGCTCAACAAACCCAAATAATGGCAGCTCTTCCAAATGAACGAACCATCCTAACCCGGCCGTTTGCTGCCACTGGTATCGACTTTGCTGGACCTTACGACATCAAAAACTACACTGGGAGAGCATGTCTAATCACCAAAggatatatatgtgtatttgtatgctttTCAACTAAAGCAATACATCTGGAACCCGTTAGCGATCTCACTACGCAAGCCTTCCTAGCAGCATTCTCCCGTTTCTTCTCGAG GCTACCCTCTTAA
- the LOC120777607 gene encoding uncharacterized protein LOC120777607 codes for MFKLISESCVSTIFLLLLFSDSSNYASAACNSCSVTTNLACVSKTEFSVCVNGLPTGTASGCPDGYICSTTAASICVSSTGTSIVGDCEECKTCDSSHTFACTGVRTYALCLGTDSISDLGGSCAPYHVCSIDYPYICGNETLGITPTCSTADGTDTTTTTETTTTAIATTTSGSVIVTDPVAYCQTLQQSGRFPVGNELSTTCKQYVYCFVNNSVWSGVLYYCPGDTYFDSTTRYCSPTIPARCSSSRRSLYLRGYEIVFDDGEIIE; via the exons atgttCAAATTAATTTCGGAAAGT TGCGTATCCACCATATTTCTACTTCTTCTGTTCTCCGATTCGTCGAATTACGCTTCCGCTGCCTGCAATTCCTGCTCTGTTACGACTAATTTAGCCTGCGTTTCGAAAACGGAGTTCTCAGTGTGCGTCAATGGCTTACCAACGGGAACAGCGTCTGGTTGCCCCGATGGATATATTTGCTCGACAACTGCGGCCAGCATCTGCGTATCGAGTACCGGTACGAGTATAGTAGGCGATTGCGAAGAATGCAAAACCTGTGATTCCTCCCATACCTTTGCCTGCACTGGTGTACGCACGTACGCCCTTTGTTTAGGCACAGACTCCATTAGTGATTTGGGTGGCAGTTGTGCGCCCTATCATGTATGTAGTATCGACTATCCGTACATATGCGGCAATGAAACTTTGGGG ATTACACCCACGTGTTCGACTGCTGATGGAACAGATACCACAACTACAACTGAGACTACCACAACGGCGATTGCGACGACTACTTCAGGTTCGGTAATCGTGACCGATCCAGTTGCATATTGCCAAACCTTACAACAAAGTGGTCGCTTTCCTGTCGGTAATGAACTTTCGACAACCTGTAAACA GTATGTCTACTGTTTCGTAAATAACAGCGTTTGGAGTGGCGTACTCTACTACTGCCCGGGTGATACTTATTTCGATAGTACTACACGATATTGTTCACCGACAATACCGGCCCGTTGCAGCAGTTCACGACGGTCATTGTATCTGCGAGGTTATGAAATAGTTTTCGATGATGGCGAAATAATCGAATGA
- the LOC120777821 gene encoding uncharacterized protein LOC120777821 produces METHKTEQATTSAVSIEAAANQTPSAATRHLPHNNPTFQLPLSEALKEAARIQEFRGDNTYDVTSFINEVELFIDLFAGTNVEEYFYKRHVQKKIQGEAANAIRALDNPSWTETKQELLRNFGVRESYHQLYHKALNVRNYNVSAEFVHKQINNKLSYNSLAAEQFDYYK; encoded by the exons atggaaacacATAAAACAGAACAAGCAACCACATCGGCAGTGTCAATAGAAGCTGCAGCAAATCAAACTCCATCTGCTGCAACACGTCACTTGCCACATAACAATCCAACTTTTCAATTACCACTATCGGAAGCACTAAAAGAAGCAGCGAGAATCCAGGAGTTCCGAGGAGATAATACATACGACGTCACATCATTTATTAATGAAGTCGAACTTTTCATCGACTTGTTTGCCGGTACCAACGTGGAGGAGTATTTTTATAAGCGGCacgtccaaaaaaaaattcaaggagaaGCAGCTAACGCAATTAGAGCCCTCGACAATCCAAGCTGGACAGAAACAAAACAAGAACTCCTGAGGAATTTTGGAGTTCGCGAATCGTATCATCAACTGTACCACAAGGCGCTGAACGTAAGAAATTATAATGTAAGT gcagaatttgtacacaaacaaataaacaataagtTATCGTATAACAGCTTAGCAGCTGAAcaatttgattattataaatAG
- the LOC120777094 gene encoding uncharacterized protein LOC120777094, which translates to MAPTVTNSPKPRRMSSTITIRSRSATRSITPISEDETMSRRMRRFKSTLPTIREEKECDDRTTRKTISHHRKPTSHRHVACGICKKDHRLVTCATYSAYNINKKYEAVRKHHYCVNCLARSHKTEGCTSKNRCSVCHEKHHSSLHGHPRLYPTNDANVVKKHPLAMETRLPSLLAKQTLVPTLKIRLRCDGEWHKVRAILNPTLKITNIAAELVQQLKLPITYLNTYRICSIKISSNNDTKFSLDCNAVTT; encoded by the coding sequence ATGGCCCCAACAGTCACCAACTCACCCAAACCTCGTCGCATGAGCTCGACCATTACCATCCGGTCCCGTAGCGCAACCCGTAGCATTACGCCAATTTCGGAAGACGAAACGATGTCACGACGCATGCGGCGTTTCAAGTCGACCCTTCCCACTATTCGTGAGGAAAAGGAATGTGATGATCGCACAACCCGAAAAACGATCTCACATCACAGAAAACCCACGTCACATCGTCATGTCGCCTgcggaatatgcaaaaaagacCACCGTCTAGTGACTTGCGCTACATACTCGGCATATAACATTAATAAGAAATACGAAGCAGTAAGAAAACACCATTATTGCGTTAATTGCTTAGCCAGGTCGCACAAGACAGAAGGATGTACAAGCAAAAATAGATGTTCCGTTTGTCATGAGAAACATCATTCATCCCTACACGGACATCCGAGGCTATACCCGACCAACGATGCCAATGTTGTTAAGAAACATCCGCTTGCGATGGAGACCCGACTACCATCCTTACTGGCTAAGCAGACCCTAGTACCCACATTGAAGATCCGATTAAGATGCGATGGTGAATGGCATAAAGTTCGAGCCATTTTAAACCCTACCCTCAAAATCACGAATATAGCAGCCGAACTCGTCCAACAATTAAAACTGCCGATTACATACCTCAATACTTATCGTATTTGCAGCATCAAAATTAGCTCAAATAATGACACAAAGTTTTCTCTGGATTGTAACGCGGTTACCACC